A region from the Canis lupus dingo isolate Sandy chromosome 9, ASM325472v2, whole genome shotgun sequence genome encodes:
- the TSPOAP1 gene encoding peripheral-type benzodiazepine receptor-associated protein 1 isoform X7 has translation MREVAQRRQQLEVEHEQARLSLQEKQEEVRRLQQAQAEAKREHEGAVQLLESTLDSMQVRVRELEEQCRSQTERFSLLAQELQAFRLHPGPLDLLTSALGYSTLGDHPPPPCCCSTPQPCRGSGPKDLDVPPGSPGRCTPKSSEPTHATVTGVPRRTAKKAESLSNSSRSESIHNSPKSCPTPEVDTASEVEELEVDSVSLLPAAPEGARGGARIQVFLARYSYNPFEGPNENPEAELPLTAGEYIYIYGNMDEDGFFEGELMDGRRGLVPSNFVERVSDDDLLTSLPPELADLSHSSGPELSLLSGGGGGSSSGGQSSGGRSQPRPEDEAEGAELSLSPQPEGLGGPPAVPHPRGLVVLRQLAHSVVLAWEPPPERVELCGYHICVNGELRQALGPGVPPKAVLENLDLRAGPLRVSVQALTSQGSSDPLRCCLVLGTRAGVVPSQLRVHRLTATSAEITWVPGNSNLAHAVYLNGEECPPARPSTYWATFCHLRPGTLYQARVEAQLPPRESWEPGWERPEQRAATLQFTTLPAGPPDAPLDVQIEPGPSPGILIISWLPVTIDAAGTSNGVRVTGYAIYADGQKIMEVASPTAGSVLVELSQLQQLQACSEVAVRTMSPHGESADSIPAPVPPALVAASLPATVPCASPRPGSEARPPLAPASPGPGDPTSPLQRPDPRGAREPLGGPPPGEMSRGSHEEPLAPCSQKEAGAAMLGASEDGKASEPAMGERAPDPAVSPLAKEETLPAPSSAQGALAQRVPCAEACRGGDPGSGLRPRAEREDTSELGGRLMNSLVDHGRNSDLSDIQEEEEEEEEEELGSRTCSFQKQVVGHSTRENGAKPQPQPDPFCETDSDEEILEQILELPLQQFCGKKLFSIPEEEEEEDEEDEEEDEEDEERPGAGCSSQDPGPPAPAVPGLGCDSGQPRGPGPCPLSPEPCRAGDRLEDVPGLAGGSGRRRGSGSPEKPPNRRRSPDPREHCSRLLSNGGPQASGRPGPTRERGSPPMGEGTKGLPEAGGRGRPPPSRKCSRGRAPESNLASCLSPKCLEISIEYDSEDEPEAGSGGIGITSSCYLGDGEAWGTAPIGRSRGPLKAHSGPNPSPRLSTWEKGEPERRGRSATGRAKEPPSRATETGEPRGQDGSGRRGPPRRGAQASRASTTDLAPLRSPPEEALLYQDLPVRVFVALFDYDPVSMSPNPDAGEEELPFREGQILKVFGDKDADGFYRGEGEGRMGYIPCNMVVEVAVDSPKERQQLLQRGYLPPDVLIEGSGNGPFVYSTARTAGPPPKPRRSKKAEVESPAQPCSGHTQHTSSASLKSPRTMVAAFDYNPRESSPNMDVEAELPFRAGDVITVFGDMDDDGFYYGELNGRRGLVPSNFLEGPGPEAGGQDREPGTPQAESQDWASVTQGPPVPQGRPRAPGLGRFPVIQLGGSQGTRDKVWGLLSKGKQLLRKLGSGKKE, from the exons ATGCGGGAGGTGGCCCAGCGGAGGCAGCAGCTGGAGGTGGAGCATGAGCAGGCTCGGCTCAGcctgcaggagaagcaggaggaggtcCGGAGGCTGCAGCAG GCCCAAGCAGAAGCCAAGAGGGAACATGAAGGGGCTGTGCAGCTGCTGGAG TCGACTCTGGATTCCATGCAG GTCCGGGTTCGAGAGCTGGAGGAACAATGCCGCAGCCAAACAGAGCGCTTCAGCCTCCTGGCACAGGAGCTCCAGGCCTTCCGCCTGCACCCTGGCCCCTTGGATCTACTCACCTCTGCTCTGGGCTACAGTACCCTTGgagaccaccccccacccccctgctgcTGCTCCACTCCCCAGCCCTGCCGGGGGTCTGGCCCCAAAG ATCTCGACGTCCCTCCGGGCTCCCCAGGGCGCTGCACTCCAAAGTCTTCTGAGCCTACCCACGCCACTGTTACTGGAGTCCCTCGAAGGACAGCCAAGAAAGCAGAGTCCCTCTCCAACTCCTCTCGCTCTGAATCCATCCACAACAGCCCCAAGTCATGCCCCACGCCGGAG GTGGACACGGCCAGTGAGGTGGAGGAGCTGGAGGTGGACAGTGTCTCCCTGCTCCCAGCAGCACCAGAGGGCGCCCGGGGAGGAGCCAGGATCCAGGTCTTCTTAGCGCGCTATAG CTACAACCCGTTTGAGGGCCCCAATGAGAATCCAGAGGCAGAGCTTCCTCTTACTGCGGGCGAGTACATCTACATCTATGGCAACATGGATGAGGATGGGTTTTTTGAAG GGGAGCTCATGGATGGCCGAAGGGGCCTGGTCCCTTCCAACTTTGTAGAGCGTGTGTCCGACGATGACCTCCTTACCTCCCTCCCTCCGGAGCTGGCCGATCTGTCCCACAGCTCGGGCCCTGAACTCAGTCTCCTGAGCGGAGGTGGGGGTGGCAGCAGTAGCGGAGGCCAGAGCAGCGGGGGCCGCAGCCAGCCCAGACCTGAGGACGAGGCCGAGGGGGCCGAGCTCAGTCTGAGCCCCCAGCCTGAGGGCCTGGGCGGGCCCCCTGCCGTGCCTCACCCCCGTGGTCTGGTGGTCCTCAGGCAGCTGGCCCACAGTGTGGTCCTGGCCTGGGAGCCGCCTCCCGAGCGTGTGGAACTATGTGGCTACCATATCTGCGTGAATGGGGAGCTGCGTcaggccctggggccaggggTGCCCCCCAAGGCTGTGCTTGAGAACCTGGACCTGCGGGCCGGGCCCCTCCGTGTTTCTGTGCAGGCCCTGACCAGCCAGGGCAGCTCCGACCCTCTGCGCTGTTGCTTGGTGCTGGGTACCCGAGCCGGGGTGGTACCTAGCCAGCTGCGGGTCCATCGACTGACGGCCACATCTGCCGAGATCACCTGGGTGCCCGGCAATAGCAACTTGGCCCATGCCGTCTACCTCAATGGGGAAGAGTGCCCCCCTGCCCGCCCCAGCACCTACTGGGCCACCTTCTGCCACCTGCGGCCTGGGACTCTCTATCAGGCCCGAGTAGAGGCTCAGCTCCCACCTCGAGAGTCCTGGGAACCAGGCTGGGAGAGGCCAGAGCAGCGGGCTGCCACTCTGCAGTTCACCACACTCCCGGCAG GCCCGCCTGATGCCCCCCTGGATGTGCAGATTGAGCCGGGACCCTCCCCTGGAATCCTGATCATCAGCTGGCTACCAGTAACAATCGACGCTGCTGGCACCTCCAACGGCGTCCGGGTCACAGGCTATGCCATCTATGCTGATGGGCAGAAG ATCATGGAGGTGGCCTCGCCCACGGCAGGCAGCGTGCTGGTGGAGTTGTCCCAGCTACAGCAGCTGCAGGCGTGCAGCGAGGTGGCTGTGCGCACCATGTCGCCCCACGGCGAGTCAGCCGACTCCATTCCGGCGCCTGTCCCCCCGGCCCTGGTGGCAGCCAGCCTGCCAGCCACCGTCCCCTGCGCCTCACCGCGACCAGGCTCCGAGGCCAGGCCACCCCTCGCTCCAGcttccccagggcctggagacCCCACTTCTCCCCTCCAGCGCCCTGACCCCCGGGGAGCTCGAGAGCCCCTTGGGGGTCCACCTCCCGGAGAGATGTCGAGAGGATCCCATGAGGAACCCCTGGCACCTTGCTCTCAG AAGGAGGCTGGGGCAGCTATGCTGGGTGCCTCAGAGGATGGGAAGGCCAGCGAGCCAGCCATGGGCGAGAGAGCTCCTGACCCTGCAGTTTCGCCCCTGGCCAAGGAGGAGACTCTCCCAGCACCCTCCTCTGCCCAGGGAGCACTGGCCCAGCGGGTGCCCTGTGCTGAGGCCTGCCGTGGAGGAGACCCAGGGTCTGGGCTGAGGCCCAGGGCTGAG AGGGAGGACACATCAGAACTTGGGGGCCGTCTGATGAACTCCCTTGTGGACCATGGCCGCAACTCTGATCTCTCAGACATtcaagaagaagaggaggaggaggaggaagaggagctgggTTCCAGGACTTGTTCTTTCCAGAAGCAGGTTGTTGGCCACAGCACCAGGGAGAACGGGGCCAAG ccccagccccagcccgacCCCTTCTGTGAGACTGACAGTGACGAGGAGATCTTGGAGCAGATCCTGGAGCTGCCCCTCCAGCAGTTTTGCGGCAAGAAGCTTTTTAGCATCCccgaggaggaggaagaggaggacgagGAAgacgaggaggaggacgaggaggatgAGGAGAGGCCAGGAGCAGGCTGTTCTTCCCAAGACCCTGGCCCACCTGCACCGGCAGTGCCAGGGCTCGGCTGTGACAGTGGTCAGCCTCGAGGACCTGGCCCGTGTCCCTTGTCTCCAGAGCCCTGCAGGGCTGGGGACCGCCTGGAGGATGTGCCTGGACTTGCTGGTGGAAGTGGCCGGAGGAGAGGAAGTGGCTCCCCTGAGAAGCCCCCAAACCGCCGGCGGTCCCCAGACCCCCGTGAACACTGCAGCCGACTTCTCAGCAACGGCGGGCCTCAGGCCTCTGGACGACCGGGCCCCACACGGGAGAGGGGTAGCCCCCCCATGGGCGAGGGGACCAAGGGCTTGCCAGAGGCTGGTGGGAGAGGGCGGCCGCCCCCTTCCCGGAAATGCTCCCGTGGCCGGGCCCCAGAATCTAACCTGGCCAGCTGCCTCTCCCCCAAGTGCTTGGAAATCAGCATCGAATATGATTCTGAGGACGAGCCGGAGGCAGGCAGCGGGGGCATCGGCATCACCAGCTCCTGCTACCTCGGAGATGGGGAGGCCTGGGGCACAGCCCCCATAGGGAGGTCCAGGGGGCCTCTGAAGGCTCATTCAGGCCCCAACCCCTCCCCACGCCTTTCGACCTGGGAGAAGGGGGAGCCAGAGCGGAGAGGCCGCAGTGCAACTGGTAGAGCCAAGGAGCCACCCTCGCGG GCAACAGAGACTGGGGAGCCCAGAGGGCAGGATGGCTCTGGGCGGAGGGGCCCCCCGCGGAGAGGGGCCCAGGCCTCCAGGGCGAGCACCACTGACTTGG CCCCTCTGAGGAGCCCCCCAGAAGAAGCGCTGCTTTACCAGGACCTGCCTGTCAGGGTCTTTGTGGCTCTGTTCGACTATGACCCTGTGTCAATGTCACCCAACCCTGATGCTGGGGAAGAGGAGCTCCCCTTCCGGGAGGGCCAGATTCTAAAG GTGTTTGGGGACAAAGATGCTGATGGCTTCTACCGGGGTGAAGGTGAGGGCCGGATGGGCTACATCCCCTGCAACATGGTGGTCGAGGTGGCTGTGGACAGCCCCAAGGAGAGACAGCAGCTGCTCCAGCGTGGTTATCTGCCTCCAGATGTTCTCATTGAAGGCTCAG GGAATGGTCCCTTTGTGTACTCTACAGCCCGCACAGCTGGGCCTCCCCCCAAGCCCCGTCGTTCCAAGAAAG CTGAGGTGGaaagccctgcccagccctgttCAG GCCACACCCAGCACACCTCCTCTGCCAGCCTGAAATCTCCCCGTACCATGGTGGCTGCATTTGATTACAACCCCCGGGAGAGCTCCCCCAACATGGACGTGGAG GCGGAGCTGCCCTTCCGGGCGGGGGACGTCATTACTGTGTTCGGAGACATGGACGATGACGGTTTCTACTAT GGGGAGCTCAATGGACGGAGGGGCCTGGTTCCATCCAACTTCCTGGAGGGCCCTGGGCCTGAGGCAGGTGGCCAGGACAGGGAGCCCGGGACACCCCAGGCTGAGAGTCAG GACTGGGCCAGCGTAACACAAGGGCCCCCGGTGCCCCAAGGTCGGCCCCGTGCCCCTGGCCTTGGCCGCTTCCCCGTGATTCAACTGGGGGGGTCACAGGGCACGAGAGACAAGGTGTGGGGTCTCCTCTCCAAGGGAAAGCAACTCCTAAGGAAACTGGGCTCTGGGAAAAAGGAGTGA
- the TSPOAP1 gene encoding peripheral-type benzodiazepine receptor-associated protein 1 isoform X6, giving the protein MEQLTPLPRLGDPRAMEPWALPAWQSWTPGQGRGPGGATPSFADTQAALQVGEPRPEESSEPEGAQSLATMGGVEPEGAKTGLPNLRHQAASSRPSCPRLEDEEVEALPKGQLNMGFGDRPNLELLRALGELQQRCDILKEENQMLRKSSFPETEEKVRRLKRKNAELAVIAKRLEERARKLQETNLKVVSAPVPRPGASLELCRKALAHQRARDLSETASALLAKDKEIAALQRECRELQARLTLVGKEGPQWLHVRDFDRLLRESQREVLRLQRQIALRNQQEPPPPPRPPGPAAPARAGAPAPGAPGEATPQEDVENPPAGLGEPEKQQRVQQLESELSKKRKKCESLEQEARKKQRRCEELELQLREAQNENARLVEENSRLSGRATEKQQVEWENAELRGQLLGVTQERDSALRKSQGLQSKLESLEQVLKHMREVAQRRQQLEVEHEQARLSLQEKQEEVRRLQQAQAEAKREHEGAVQLLESTLDSMQVRVRELEEQCRSQTERFSLLAQELQAFRLHPGPLDLLTSALGYSTLGDHPPPPCCCSTPQPCRGSGPKDLDVPPGSPGRCTPKSSEPTHATVTGVPRRTAKKAESLSNSSRSESIHNSPKSCPTPEVDTASEVEELEVDSVSLLPAAPEGARGGARIQVFLARYSYNPFEGPNENPEAELPLTAGEYIYIYGNMDEDGFFEGELMDGRRGLVPSNFVERVSDDDLLTSLPPELADLSHSSGPELSLLSGGGGGSSSGGQSSGGRSQPRPEDEAEGAELSLSPQPEGLGGPPAVPHPRGLVVLRQLAHSVVLAWEPPPERVELCGYHICVNGELRQALGPGVPPKAVLENLDLRAGPLRVSVQALTSQGSSDPLRCCLVLGTRAGVVPSQLRVHRLTATSAEITWVPGNSNLAHAVYLNGEECPPARPSTYWATFCHLRPGTLYQARVEAQLPPRESWEPGWERPEQRAATLQFTTLPAGPPDAPLDVQIEPGPSPGILIISWLPVTIDAAGTSNGVRVTGYAIYADGQKIMEVASPTAGSVLVELSQLQQLQACSEVAVRTMSPHGESADSIPAPVPPALVAASLPATVPCASPRPGSEARPPLAPASPGPGDPTSPLQRPDPRGAREPLGGPPPGEMSRGSHEEPLAPCSQKEAGAAMLGASEDGKASEPAMGERAPDPAVSPLAKEETLPAPSSAQGALAQRVPCAEACRGGDPGSGLRPRAEREDTSELGGRLMNSLVDHGRNSDLSDIQEEEEEEEEEELGSRTCSFQKQVVGHSTRENGAKATETGEPRGQDGSGRRGPPRRGAQASRASTTDLAPLRSPPEEALLYQDLPVRVFVALFDYDPVSMSPNPDAGEEELPFREGQILKVFGDKDADGFYRGEGEGRMGYIPCNMVVEVAVDSPKERQQLLQRGYLPPDVLIEGSGNGPFVYSTARTAGPPPKPRRSKKAEVESPAQPCSGHTQHTSSASLKSPRTMVAAFDYNPRESSPNMDVEAELPFRAGDVITVFGDMDDDGFYYGELNGRRGLVPSNFLEGPGPEAGGQDREPGTPQAESQDWASVTQGPPVPQGRPRAPGLGRFPVIQLGGSQGTRDKVWGLLSKGKQLLRKLGSGKKE; this is encoded by the exons ATGGAGCAACTGACACCCCTCCCACGGCTGGGGGACCCCAGAGCCATGGAGCCATGGGCCCTGCCTGCTTGGCAGAGCTGGACTccaggccaggggaggggacCTGGAGGCGCGACCCCAAGCTTTGCTGATACTCAGGCAGCTCTGCAGGTTGGAGAGCCGAGGCCCGAAGAGAGCTCCGAGCCAGAGGGAGCCCAGAGCCTCGCGACTATGGGGGGCGTTGAGCCCGAAGGAGCCAAAACTGGGCTGCCCAACCTGAGGCATCAAGCAGCGAGCTCCAGACCCAGCTGCCCGAGGCTAGAGGATGAGGAGGTGGAGGCTCTCCCTAAG GGCCAGCTGAACATGGGCTTTGGGGACAGGCCCAATCTGGAGCTGCTGAGGGCCCTGGGGGAGCTGCAGCAGCGCTGTGACATCCTTAAGGAGGAAAATCAGATGCTG AGGAAGAGCAGCTTCCCTGAGACAGAGGAGAAGGTGCGGAGGCTGAAGCGGAAGAATGCCGAGTTGGCGGTCATTGCCAAACGCCTGGAGGAGAGGGCCCGCAAGCTGCAGGAGACTAACCTGAAGGTG GTGAGTGCCCCTGTGCCCCGTCCTGGGGCCAGCCTGGAGTTGTGCCGGAAGGCCCTGGCCCATCAGCGAGCCCGGGACCTCAGTGAGACAGCCAGCGCCCTGCTGGCTAAGGACAAGGAGATCGCTGCCTTGCAGCGGGAGTGCAGGGAGCTGCAGGCCAGGCTCACGCTGGTTGGCAAG GAGGGCCCCCAGTGGCTCCACGTGCGGGACTTCGACCGGCTGCTACGCGAGTCCCAGCGGGAGGTGCTGCGGCTGCAGAGGCAGATCGCCCTGCGCAACCAGCAggagccgcccccgccgccccggcccccgggccccgccgccccggcccgaGCAGGGGcgcccgcccccggggccccgggagaG GCCACACCCCAGGAGGATGTGGAAAACCCACCTGCTGGCCTAGGGGAGCCAGAGAAACAGCAGAGGGTGCAGCAGCTG GAGTCGGAGCTCAGCAAGAAGCGAAAGAAATGCGAGAGCCTGGAACAGGAAGCCCGGAAAAAGCAGAGGCGATGTGAGGAGCTG GAACTGCAGCTGAGAGAAGCCCAGAATGAGAATGCCCGCCTCGTGGAGGAGAACTCTCGGCTCAGTGGGAGGGCCACAGAAAAGCAGCAG GTGGAGTGGGAGAATGCAGAGCTGAGGGGCCAGCTCCTGGGGGTGACACAGGAGAGGGACTCGGCCCTTCGCAAGAGCCAGGGCCTGCAGAGCAAGCTGGAGAGCCTGGAGCAGGTGCTGAAG CATATGCGGGAGGTGGCCCAGCGGAGGCAGCAGCTGGAGGTGGAGCATGAGCAGGCTCGGCTCAGcctgcaggagaagcaggaggaggtcCGGAGGCTGCAGCAG GCCCAAGCAGAAGCCAAGAGGGAACATGAAGGGGCTGTGCAGCTGCTGGAG TCGACTCTGGATTCCATGCAG GTCCGGGTTCGAGAGCTGGAGGAACAATGCCGCAGCCAAACAGAGCGCTTCAGCCTCCTGGCACAGGAGCTCCAGGCCTTCCGCCTGCACCCTGGCCCCTTGGATCTACTCACCTCTGCTCTGGGCTACAGTACCCTTGgagaccaccccccacccccctgctgcTGCTCCACTCCCCAGCCCTGCCGGGGGTCTGGCCCCAAAG ATCTCGACGTCCCTCCGGGCTCCCCAGGGCGCTGCACTCCAAAGTCTTCTGAGCCTACCCACGCCACTGTTACTGGAGTCCCTCGAAGGACAGCCAAGAAAGCAGAGTCCCTCTCCAACTCCTCTCGCTCTGAATCCATCCACAACAGCCCCAAGTCATGCCCCACGCCGGAG GTGGACACGGCCAGTGAGGTGGAGGAGCTGGAGGTGGACAGTGTCTCCCTGCTCCCAGCAGCACCAGAGGGCGCCCGGGGAGGAGCCAGGATCCAGGTCTTCTTAGCGCGCTATAG CTACAACCCGTTTGAGGGCCCCAATGAGAATCCAGAGGCAGAGCTTCCTCTTACTGCGGGCGAGTACATCTACATCTATGGCAACATGGATGAGGATGGGTTTTTTGAAG GGGAGCTCATGGATGGCCGAAGGGGCCTGGTCCCTTCCAACTTTGTAGAGCGTGTGTCCGACGATGACCTCCTTACCTCCCTCCCTCCGGAGCTGGCCGATCTGTCCCACAGCTCGGGCCCTGAACTCAGTCTCCTGAGCGGAGGTGGGGGTGGCAGCAGTAGCGGAGGCCAGAGCAGCGGGGGCCGCAGCCAGCCCAGACCTGAGGACGAGGCCGAGGGGGCCGAGCTCAGTCTGAGCCCCCAGCCTGAGGGCCTGGGCGGGCCCCCTGCCGTGCCTCACCCCCGTGGTCTGGTGGTCCTCAGGCAGCTGGCCCACAGTGTGGTCCTGGCCTGGGAGCCGCCTCCCGAGCGTGTGGAACTATGTGGCTACCATATCTGCGTGAATGGGGAGCTGCGTcaggccctggggccaggggTGCCCCCCAAGGCTGTGCTTGAGAACCTGGACCTGCGGGCCGGGCCCCTCCGTGTTTCTGTGCAGGCCCTGACCAGCCAGGGCAGCTCCGACCCTCTGCGCTGTTGCTTGGTGCTGGGTACCCGAGCCGGGGTGGTACCTAGCCAGCTGCGGGTCCATCGACTGACGGCCACATCTGCCGAGATCACCTGGGTGCCCGGCAATAGCAACTTGGCCCATGCCGTCTACCTCAATGGGGAAGAGTGCCCCCCTGCCCGCCCCAGCACCTACTGGGCCACCTTCTGCCACCTGCGGCCTGGGACTCTCTATCAGGCCCGAGTAGAGGCTCAGCTCCCACCTCGAGAGTCCTGGGAACCAGGCTGGGAGAGGCCAGAGCAGCGGGCTGCCACTCTGCAGTTCACCACACTCCCGGCAG GCCCGCCTGATGCCCCCCTGGATGTGCAGATTGAGCCGGGACCCTCCCCTGGAATCCTGATCATCAGCTGGCTACCAGTAACAATCGACGCTGCTGGCACCTCCAACGGCGTCCGGGTCACAGGCTATGCCATCTATGCTGATGGGCAGAAG ATCATGGAGGTGGCCTCGCCCACGGCAGGCAGCGTGCTGGTGGAGTTGTCCCAGCTACAGCAGCTGCAGGCGTGCAGCGAGGTGGCTGTGCGCACCATGTCGCCCCACGGCGAGTCAGCCGACTCCATTCCGGCGCCTGTCCCCCCGGCCCTGGTGGCAGCCAGCCTGCCAGCCACCGTCCCCTGCGCCTCACCGCGACCAGGCTCCGAGGCCAGGCCACCCCTCGCTCCAGcttccccagggcctggagacCCCACTTCTCCCCTCCAGCGCCCTGACCCCCGGGGAGCTCGAGAGCCCCTTGGGGGTCCACCTCCCGGAGAGATGTCGAGAGGATCCCATGAGGAACCCCTGGCACCTTGCTCTCAG AAGGAGGCTGGGGCAGCTATGCTGGGTGCCTCAGAGGATGGGAAGGCCAGCGAGCCAGCCATGGGCGAGAGAGCTCCTGACCCTGCAGTTTCGCCCCTGGCCAAGGAGGAGACTCTCCCAGCACCCTCCTCTGCCCAGGGAGCACTGGCCCAGCGGGTGCCCTGTGCTGAGGCCTGCCGTGGAGGAGACCCAGGGTCTGGGCTGAGGCCCAGGGCTGAG AGGGAGGACACATCAGAACTTGGGGGCCGTCTGATGAACTCCCTTGTGGACCATGGCCGCAACTCTGATCTCTCAGACATtcaagaagaagaggaggaggaggaggaagaggagctgggTTCCAGGACTTGTTCTTTCCAGAAGCAGGTTGTTGGCCACAGCACCAGGGAGAACGGGGCCAAG GCAACAGAGACTGGGGAGCCCAGAGGGCAGGATGGCTCTGGGCGGAGGGGCCCCCCGCGGAGAGGGGCCCAGGCCTCCAGGGCGAGCACCACTGACTTGG CCCCTCTGAGGAGCCCCCCAGAAGAAGCGCTGCTTTACCAGGACCTGCCTGTCAGGGTCTTTGTGGCTCTGTTCGACTATGACCCTGTGTCAATGTCACCCAACCCTGATGCTGGGGAAGAGGAGCTCCCCTTCCGGGAGGGCCAGATTCTAAAG GTGTTTGGGGACAAAGATGCTGATGGCTTCTACCGGGGTGAAGGTGAGGGCCGGATGGGCTACATCCCCTGCAACATGGTGGTCGAGGTGGCTGTGGACAGCCCCAAGGAGAGACAGCAGCTGCTCCAGCGTGGTTATCTGCCTCCAGATGTTCTCATTGAAGGCTCAG GGAATGGTCCCTTTGTGTACTCTACAGCCCGCACAGCTGGGCCTCCCCCCAAGCCCCGTCGTTCCAAGAAAG CTGAGGTGGaaagccctgcccagccctgttCAG GCCACACCCAGCACACCTCCTCTGCCAGCCTGAAATCTCCCCGTACCATGGTGGCTGCATTTGATTACAACCCCCGGGAGAGCTCCCCCAACATGGACGTGGAG GCGGAGCTGCCCTTCCGGGCGGGGGACGTCATTACTGTGTTCGGAGACATGGACGATGACGGTTTCTACTAT GGGGAGCTCAATGGACGGAGGGGCCTGGTTCCATCCAACTTCCTGGAGGGCCCTGGGCCTGAGGCAGGTGGCCAGGACAGGGAGCCCGGGACACCCCAGGCTGAGAGTCAG GACTGGGCCAGCGTAACACAAGGGCCCCCGGTGCCCCAAGGTCGGCCCCGTGCCCCTGGCCTTGGCCGCTTCCCCGTGATTCAACTGGGGGGGTCACAGGGCACGAGAGACAAGGTGTGGGGTCTCCTCTCCAAGGGAAAGCAACTCCTAAGGAAACTGGGCTCTGGGAAAAAGGAGTGA